The Chitinivibrionia bacterium genome window below encodes:
- a CDS encoding 3-isopropylmalate dehydrogenase: MAKTYNIAVIGGDGTGPEVTAEARKVLDAACAQGGVKINYQDFDFGGERYMRTGETLPDSALEEFKKFDSILLGAIGHPDVKPGILELGILLKARFTLDQYINLRPVKLYPGVETPLRDKGPEDIDFTVVRENTGGIYTGMGGVVRKGTPDEATTQVMYYDRRTVDRCLKYAFEYKQRRNKKSAKYAAKPITLIHKTNVLTNAGDLWWRAYNEMGDAQFADIKRDYNHIDAANMWFVKNPEWFDVCVTENLFGDIITDLGAMIQGGLGISAGGNINPNGVSMFEPMGGSAPKYTGQNVINPLAAICAAGLMMETLGEIAIAEKIENAVSSVLASGQIKSLAAGKMGMGTKEVGDLIAKSL; the protein is encoded by the coding sequence ATGGCAAAAACTTACAACATTGCAGTTATTGGCGGCGACGGAACAGGACCGGAGGTCACAGCGGAAGCGAGAAAAGTACTTGACGCGGCGTGCGCGCAGGGCGGCGTAAAAATCAATTATCAGGATTTTGATTTTGGCGGCGAAAGATATATGAGAACAGGCGAAACGCTTCCCGACAGCGCGCTCGAAGAGTTCAAAAAATTCGATTCGATTTTATTGGGCGCTATAGGGCACCCCGATGTAAAACCCGGAATTTTGGAGTTGGGAATTTTGCTCAAAGCAAGATTTACGCTTGATCAATATATAAACCTTCGTCCCGTAAAACTTTACCCGGGAGTGGAGACGCCGCTTCGCGACAAAGGACCCGAAGACATAGATTTTACGGTTGTTCGCGAAAACACAGGCGGAATTTATACGGGAATGGGCGGCGTTGTGCGTAAAGGCACGCCCGACGAAGCGACAACTCAAGTTATGTATTACGACCGCAGAACTGTGGACAGATGCCTTAAATACGCGTTCGAATACAAACAGCGCCGCAATAAAAAAAGTGCAAAATATGCCGCAAAACCGATTACTCTTATCCATAAAACAAACGTTTTGACGAACGCGGGCGATTTGTGGTGGCGCGCATACAACGAAATGGGCGACGCGCAATTTGCCGACATTAAACGCGATTACAATCATATCGACGCGGCAAATATGTGGTTTGTGAAAAACCCCGAATGGTTCGACGTCTGCGTAACCGAAAACTTGTTCGGCGACATCATTACCGACTTGGGCGCGATGATACAAGGCGGCTTGGGAATTTCTGCGGGCGGCAACATTAATCCGAACGGCGTTTCTATGTTTGAGCCGATGGGTGGTTCCGCGCCGAAATACACAGGTCAAAACGTGATAAATCCTCTTGCGGCAATTTGCGCGGCAGGGCTTATGATGGAAACCTTGGGAGAAATCGCAATCGCCGAGAAAATCGAGAATGCGGTATCTTCAGTTCTTGCTTCGGGGCAAATTAAGTCGCTCGCCGCAGGAAAAATGGGAATGGGAACAAAAGAAGTCGGCGATTTGATAGCGAAATCGTTGTAA
- a CDS encoding GIY-YIG nuclease family protein, with amino-acid sequence MENENKTLIEKIRDEIIANGGLTTAEIASKFLGIKNGGGAASKILVEKIFKDHREFSFDGEKWQAKILPPAIKWEKAQFTKENFETAPATFGVFGFYDENKKVIFVGSATNLREKLLEIWNKNEESDEKMKQLRELAVSYIVSTCKDDMTAIDTEMKLIEKHKPILN; translated from the coding sequence ATGGAAAACGAAAACAAAACGCTCATCGAAAAAATAAGGGACGAAATTATCGCAAACGGCGGGCTGACGACAGCAGAAATCGCGAGCAAATTTCTGGGAATAAAAAACGGCGGCGGCGCGGCAAGTAAAATATTAGTCGAAAAAATATTCAAAGACCACCGCGAATTTTCTTTCGACGGCGAAAAATGGCAGGCAAAAATTTTGCCGCCCGCAATAAAATGGGAAAAAGCTCAATTCACCAAAGAAAATTTTGAAACCGCTCCCGCAACTTTCGGCGTATTTGGATTTTACGATGAAAACAAAAAGGTGATTTTCGTAGGAAGCGCAACAAATCTGCGGGAAAAACTGCTGGAAATTTGGAATAAAAACGAAGAAAGCGACGAAAAGATGAAACAACTTCGCGAGTTGGCGGTATCTTATATAGTATCAACCTGCAAAGACGATATGACCGCGATTGACACGGAGATGAAACTGATTGAAAAACACAAACCGATTTTGAACTAA
- a CDS encoding type II toxin-antitoxin system RelE/ParE family toxin: MTSTVRFTVHFKKEYKRLAKKYASLKNDILLLIDELKENPTTGINLGNNTYKTRMAISSKGKGKSGGARVITYFVDKDNIVYLLSIYDKSEEVNISDSEIKNILKEVESNPYF, encoded by the coding sequence ATGACTAGCACAGTAAGATTTACAGTGCATTTTAAGAAAGAATATAAGCGACTTGCGAAAAAATATGCCTCATTGAAAAACGATATACTTTTACTCATTGACGAATTAAAGGAAAATCCGACAACAGGAATAAATCTTGGCAACAATACATACAAAACTCGTATGGCGATTTCTTCAAAAGGAAAAGGCAAAAGCGGCGGCGCAAGAGTGATAACGTATTTTGTAGATAAAGACAACATTGTTTACTTGCTTTCAATTTATGATAAAAGCGAAGAGGTAAATATTTCGGACAGCGAGATTAAAAATATTTTGAAAGAAGTGGAAAGCAATCCGTATTTTTGA
- a CDS encoding type II toxin-antitoxin system Phd/YefM family antitoxin → MTSTTVSRFRKNCSNYFEQAVEYQEPIVVAMNKGNAVVLSEEYYNSIIETLYLSSVPGLKKKILAASKEPISQCVPLDEVEW, encoded by the coding sequence ATGACATCAACAACAGTTTCAAGATTTAGAAAAAATTGTTCTAATTATTTTGAACAAGCGGTCGAATACCAAGAGCCGATAGTCGTTGCAATGAATAAAGGCAACGCAGTTGTTTTGAGCGAAGAATACTACAATAGCATAATAGAAACACTTTATTTGTCGTCTGTTCCCGGATTGAAAAAGAAAATCCTTGCCGCTTCAAAAGAGCCGATTTCACAATGCGTTCCGCTTGACGAGGTTGAATGGTGA
- a CDS encoding Txe/YoeB family addiction module toxin — translation MVSYQVILTKQAIKDISKLKVINLSEKAKMILKNMEIDPYFQPYKKLSGDLRDKFSRRLNIKHRIVYEICENTKTVKILSMWSHYEF, via the coding sequence ATGGTGAGTTATCAAGTAATTCTTACAAAGCAGGCAATAAAAGATATTTCCAAATTAAAAGTCATAAACCTTTCCGAAAAAGCAAAAATGATATTGAAAAACATGGAAATAGATCCGTATTTTCAGCCATACAAGAAATTATCGGGCGATTTGAGAGATAAATTTTCCCGAAGATTAAATATAAAACATCGAATTGTATATGAAATTTGTGAAAATACTAAAACTGTAAAAATTCTGAGTATGTGGTCGCATTACGAATTTTAG